The following coding sequences lie in one Yoonia sp. G8-12 genomic window:
- a CDS encoding selenium-binding protein SBP56-related protein, whose product MNLRPDPTFHASPKLAMEAPVENYAFTVMLSPDGSQSDGIAVIDLKQGSDTYGQIVHQVIVPNKGDEFHHFGWNACSSSLSPLSGHAFLERRYLIVPGIRSSRIYVIDVKDPLKAHIHKTIEPEEVFRKTGYSRPHTIHCGPEGIYVSCLGGGGKDGTDGPPGIFIMDCETFEIIGQYEMDRGKQDKHYDFWWNLPQDYMVSSEWGLPPQFENGVVPEDLLSNKYGHSIHFWDLRARKNIQTMDFGENYQMALEIRPAHDPTKSYGFCGVVVDTTNLQGAIFTWWRGDDGVWQSKKTITIDPRPEDPANLPPLLQGFGAVPPLVTDIDLSLDDKYLYVACWGLGEMHQYDVSDPMNPVLAGKVELGGIAKGENHPNGKPFAYGPQMVEISRDGKRVYWTNSLYSTWDDQFYPDDEGGQMVMADVGENGGLTLNKDFYVDFPKGLRSHQIRLEGGDCSTDSFCYPSV is encoded by the coding sequence ATGAACCTGAGACCCGACCCAACGTTCCACGCATCGCCGAAATTGGCGATGGAGGCCCCTGTCGAAAACTACGCTTTTACAGTCATGCTGAGCCCAGACGGGTCCCAGTCGGATGGCATCGCGGTCATTGATTTAAAGCAGGGGTCAGACACCTATGGCCAGATTGTGCATCAAGTCATTGTTCCGAATAAAGGCGACGAGTTTCACCATTTCGGATGGAATGCCTGTTCGTCATCCCTGTCGCCTCTGTCTGGACACGCATTCCTTGAACGCCGCTATTTGATCGTGCCGGGTATTCGCTCGTCGCGCATTTATGTGATTGACGTCAAAGACCCTCTCAAGGCCCACATTCACAAGACGATCGAGCCTGAGGAAGTGTTCCGCAAAACAGGCTATTCGCGCCCTCATACGATCCACTGCGGACCCGAAGGCATTTATGTGTCCTGCCTTGGCGGCGGTGGCAAGGACGGAACAGACGGCCCTCCCGGCATCTTCATCATGGATTGCGAGACGTTCGAAATTATCGGGCAATACGAGATGGATCGTGGCAAGCAGGACAAGCACTACGATTTTTGGTGGAACCTGCCGCAAGACTATATGGTCAGCTCTGAATGGGGTCTGCCGCCACAATTCGAAAACGGCGTCGTGCCCGAAGATCTTTTGTCCAACAAATACGGGCACTCCATCCACTTCTGGGATTTGCGGGCGCGCAAGAATATCCAGACGATGGATTTTGGTGAAAACTACCAAATGGCGCTCGAAATTCGTCCCGCCCACGATCCTACAAAATCCTACGGGTTCTGTGGCGTCGTCGTTGATACGACAAACCTGCAAGGTGCCATATTTACGTGGTGGCGCGGCGACGACGGTGTTTGGCAGTCCAAGAAAACCATCACGATTGATCCGCGGCCCGAAGACCCTGCTAACCTGCCGCCTCTTCTGCAAGGCTTTGGCGCGGTGCCCCCCTTGGTGACCGACATAGACCTGAGCCTCGATGACAAATATCTCTATGTCGCATGCTGGGGCTTGGGTGAGATGCATCAGTACGATGTCAGTGACCCGATGAACCCCGTCCTTGCTGGCAAGGTCGAGCTTGGCGGGATCGCGAAGGGCGAAAACCATCCGAACGGCAAACCTTTTGCATACGGGCCACAAATGGTGGAAATCAGCCGTGATGGGAAACGCGTCTATTGGACCAATTCGCTCTATTCAACTTGGGACGACCAGTTCTATCCGGATGATGAAGGCGGACAGATGGTCATGGCGGACGTCGGCGAAAACGGAGGGCTGACATTGAACAAGGATTTCTATGTCGACTTCCCCAAAGGTCTGCGGTCGCATCAAATCCGTCTTGAGGGCGGAGATTGCTCGACCGACAGTTTTTGCTATCCGTCTGTGTAG
- a CDS encoding ion channel translates to MAPSKNLWHISQMEELHRTIRLLYTGQSQRARRFRYGLIAFDALTIVYFIATAALPPAPATTMLNTGLGLLILLDLAARFWISENWRRELTRIYTLADLVVVLSLLLAPLVTENFAFLRVLRGLRLIHAYHLLRDLRRESLFFRRHEDAILAAVNLFVFIFVTTSFVFVLAFDEEAGIVGYVDALYFTVATLTTTGFGDITMTTTGGKLLSVFIMVVGVALFVQLARAIFQPSKIKHKCPECGLNRHEPDAIHCKHCGEPLKIETEGETGT, encoded by the coding sequence ATGGCCCCGAGCAAAAACCTGTGGCATATTTCGCAAATGGAAGAACTGCACCGCACGATCAGATTGCTCTACACCGGTCAAAGCCAGCGCGCCCGACGGTTTCGCTATGGGTTGATCGCTTTCGATGCGCTGACCATCGTCTATTTCATCGCAACTGCGGCGCTGCCCCCGGCACCGGCTACGACAATGCTGAACACCGGGCTCGGCCTGCTCATACTTCTGGATCTCGCAGCCCGTTTCTGGATCTCCGAAAACTGGCGCCGCGAACTGACGCGCATTTACACCCTTGCGGATCTGGTCGTCGTGCTGTCCCTGCTGTTGGCTCCGCTTGTCACCGAGAATTTTGCATTCCTGCGCGTCCTGCGGGGCCTGCGCTTGATCCACGCCTATCACCTGTTGCGTGACCTTCGGCGCGAGAGCCTGTTCTTCCGCCGCCATGAAGACGCGATCCTTGCTGCGGTGAACCTGTTCGTCTTCATATTCGTGACCACATCGTTCGTCTTCGTGCTGGCCTTCGATGAAGAGGCTGGCATCGTCGGCTACGTTGACGCGCTTTATTTCACGGTGGCAACGCTCACGACAACGGGCTTTGGCGATATCACCATGACGACAACCGGCGGAAAGCTGTTGTCGGTGTTTATTATGGTCGTGGGCGTAGCACTCTTTGTGCAACTGGCGCGCGCCATCTTCCAGCCCTCCAAGATCAAACATAAATGCCCGGAATGCGGCCTGAACCGGCACGAACCAGATGCGATCCACTGCAAGCATTGTGGCGAGCCATTGAAGATCGAGACGGAAGGGGAAACTGGAACATAA
- a CDS encoding MFS transporter, with protein sequence MLRSLLPLAALLMGSAFLLFAGGVNSLILPVRGEAEGFSAASLGLLGTGWAIGYVAGCLRTPTIVARVGHIRAFGAMCAIAAIAVLLSLVLITPLVWIPVRALSGFCFAGAAMIVESWLNERVDSASRGRVFGIYTMVNLAATTAGQMVLTLGDANGYFFFVLAAMVYCLALLPTAISATTTPNPLTSVSLNLRGLWKNSPIAVVAVLMVGVSNASFGTLAAVYAARIGLDIGDIALFASIPILAGAAAQIPIGIASDKLDRRRVLIGIGLCALLADGLFLFGGFVSLWAVMSLAALFGATVFAMYPVIVAHANDHAAPGTFIQVSGGFCWSTGSGQSLDQRPPVSR encoded by the coding sequence ATGTTAAGAAGCCTATTACCACTTGCGGCTTTGTTGATGGGCTCTGCATTCTTGCTGTTTGCCGGGGGTGTCAACAGCCTCATCCTGCCTGTGCGGGGAGAAGCGGAAGGCTTTTCAGCCGCTTCATTGGGTCTTCTCGGGACTGGCTGGGCTATTGGCTATGTTGCGGGCTGCCTGAGAACGCCAACCATCGTGGCACGGGTGGGTCACATCAGAGCGTTTGGGGCAATGTGCGCCATCGCCGCAATCGCTGTTCTGCTGTCACTTGTCCTGATTACGCCATTGGTGTGGATCCCCGTTCGCGCCTTGTCAGGGTTCTGTTTTGCCGGGGCGGCAATGATCGTGGAAAGCTGGCTGAACGAGCGCGTCGACAGCGCCTCCAGAGGGCGTGTCTTTGGCATTTATACGATGGTCAACCTTGCGGCGACGACGGCGGGCCAGATGGTTCTCACCCTTGGTGATGCAAACGGATACTTTTTCTTTGTTCTGGCTGCTATGGTCTATTGTCTGGCGCTTCTCCCGACTGCGATCTCCGCAACGACGACACCAAATCCGCTCACCAGTGTTTCACTAAACTTGCGTGGGCTGTGGAAGAACTCGCCAATTGCTGTTGTTGCCGTGCTCATGGTGGGTGTCTCAAACGCCTCTTTCGGAACGCTGGCAGCCGTCTATGCCGCCCGAATTGGTCTGGATATCGGGGACATTGCGCTGTTCGCAAGCATCCCAATTCTCGCAGGGGCCGCCGCCCAAATTCCGATCGGGATCGCCTCTGACAAGCTTGACAGGCGGCGCGTGCTAATTGGCATCGGATTATGCGCCTTGCTGGCGGATGGGCTTTTCCTTTTTGGTGGTTTTGTGAGCCTTTGGGCCGTCATGTCATTGGCCGCGTTGTTCGGCGCAACAGTCTTCGCCATGTATCCGGTTATCGTTGCCCATGCGAATGATCACGCCGCACCTGGCACCTTCATTCAGGTGAGCGGGGGCTTTTGTTGGTCTACGGGGTCGGGTCAATCATTGGACCAACGGCCGCCGGTTTCGCGATGA
- the phnD gene encoding phosphate/phosphite/phosphonate ABC transporter substrate-binding protein: MKTLTTIAALAIALPAHAEFALNERFTDADGDLIADIPTDPAALVDPDTLIFAYTPVEDPAVYAEVWQGFLDHMAEMTGKNVQFFPVQSNAAQIEAMRAGRLHVAGFNTGSNPLAVACAGFRPFAMMAAEDGSFGYEMEIITYPDSGIDSVEGIRGNQMAFTSETSNSGFKAPSAILAAEFGMAAGVDFEPVFSGAHDNSILGVANRDYPAAAIANSVMGRMIDREVVTADQFVTIYQSQTFPTTGYGTAHNLKPELQDAIRDAFFSYDWEGTALLEEFGRNGESQFIPITFQEDWSVIRTIDEANGVVYECS, from the coding sequence ATGAAAACGCTTACCACTATTGCCGCACTCGCCATCGCACTGCCAGCGCATGCCGAATTTGCCTTGAATGAACGGTTCACCGATGCAGACGGTGATCTGATCGCGGATATCCCGACCGACCCTGCAGCATTGGTCGATCCTGATACTCTCATCTTTGCCTATACGCCCGTCGAGGATCCAGCCGTCTATGCAGAAGTCTGGCAGGGTTTTCTTGACCACATGGCAGAAATGACAGGCAAGAACGTGCAGTTCTTCCCCGTCCAATCGAACGCCGCCCAGATCGAGGCGATGCGTGCCGGTCGCCTGCATGTCGCCGGCTTCAACACCGGATCGAACCCGCTTGCCGTGGCCTGTGCCGGCTTCCGTCCCTTCGCGATGATGGCGGCAGAGGACGGTTCTTTCGGCTACGAGATGGAGATCATCACCTATCCGGATTCGGGCATCGACAGCGTCGAAGGGATTCGTGGCAACCAGATGGCCTTTACCTCCGAGACATCGAACTCGGGTTTCAAGGCGCCCTCGGCGATCCTTGCAGCTGAATTCGGCATGGCTGCCGGAGTGGATTTCGAGCCGGTCTTTTCCGGCGCGCATGACAACTCCATCCTTGGTGTTGCCAACCGCGACTATCCTGCTGCAGCTATCGCCAATTCGGTCATGGGCCGGATGATCGACCGCGAGGTTGTCACGGCCGATCAGTTCGTCACGATCTATCAGTCGCAGACGTTCCCGACCACGGGCTATGGCACCGCGCACAACCTGAAACCTGAATTGCAGGATGCGATCCGCGATGCATTCTTCAGTTACGACTGGGAAGGCACGGCACTGCTTGAAGAATTCGGCCGCAATGGCGAGTCCCAATTCATCCCGATTACCTTTCAGGAAGACTGGTCCGTGATCCGCACCATAGATGAGGCCAATGGCGTCGTCTACGAATGTAGCTAA
- the phnC gene encoding phosphonate ABC transporter ATP-binding protein, which translates to MLTIERLSKTYKTGDTALSEVSLTVPKGQIMGLIGPSGAGKSTLIRCINRLVQPTAGRILLSDMDIVSLGKSDLRRQRRRIGMIFQEYALVERLTVMENVLSGRLGYVPFWRSFLRKYPASDIQRAYQLLDRVGLMEHADKRADALSGGQRQRVGIARALAQDPELLLVDEPTASLDPKTSRQIMRLLTEICVERGLPAIVNIHDVPLAQQFMQRIVGLRAGRVVFDGSPDLLTEDALTTIYGEEDWNAMRNGDTEQAEAEADARDRLAALVR; encoded by the coding sequence ATGTTGACGATCGAGCGTCTGTCCAAGACCTACAAGACCGGTGATACAGCCCTGTCAGAGGTGTCGCTGACGGTGCCCAAAGGCCAGATCATGGGCCTGATCGGCCCGTCTGGTGCAGGCAAGTCGACGTTGATCCGCTGTATCAACAGGTTGGTGCAACCCACGGCGGGACGGATCCTGCTGTCGGATATGGATATCGTTTCCCTCGGCAAGTCCGATCTGCGTCGCCAGCGTCGGCGGATTGGCATGATCTTTCAGGAATACGCGCTGGTGGAGCGGCTCACCGTGATGGAGAACGTTCTGTCCGGGCGGTTGGGCTATGTGCCATTCTGGCGCAGTTTCTTGCGCAAGTATCCGGCCTCTGACATTCAGCGGGCCTATCAATTACTCGATCGTGTCGGGCTCATGGAACACGCCGACAAGCGCGCTGATGCCTTGTCAGGCGGCCAACGCCAGCGCGTCGGTATCGCGCGCGCGCTTGCGCAGGATCCTGAATTGCTGCTGGTGGATGAACCCACCGCCAGCCTTGACCCGAAAACCAGCCGCCAGATCATGCGTCTGTTGACTGAAATCTGCGTCGAGCGCGGCTTGCCCGCCATCGTTAACATCCATGACGTGCCGCTGGCCCAGCAGTTCATGCAGCGCATCGTTGGCTTGCGCGCCGGACGTGTCGTGTTCGACGGGTCACCCGATTTGCTGACCGAAGACGCCCTGACCACGATTTACGGCGAGGAAGACTGGAACGCCATGCGCAACGGCGACACCGAACAGGCCGAAGCCGAGGCAGATGCGCGCGACCGTCTGGCCGCACTGGTGCGATAA
- the phnE gene encoding phosphonate ABC transporter, permease protein PhnE codes for MASYPTTWRRPPQIVKDRRWRLTLQIVIVIYLILAVGTVEVNWARVYDGLERGQRFVLGFLQPDFSSRWRDISQGLVESLTMTLTSTVVGVAISIPIGIGAARNLAPRWIYYICRSIIAVSRALQEVIIAIFFVAMFGFGPFAGFLTLSFATIGFIAKLLADDIEEIDEAQAEAIRATGASWWQLVNYAIQPQVMPRLIGLSLYRLDINFRESAVIGIVGAGGIGATLNTSIDRYEYDSAGAILLIIIAIVMVAEYSSSYLRKFLQ; via the coding sequence ATGGCCTCCTATCCCACCACATGGCGCCGCCCGCCCCAAATCGTCAAGGACCGGCGCTGGCGTCTGACGCTACAAATCGTGATTGTCATCTACCTCATCCTTGCCGTTGGAACGGTCGAGGTGAACTGGGCGCGGGTCTATGACGGGCTGGAACGCGGGCAGCGCTTTGTGCTGGGCTTTTTGCAGCCGGATTTCAGCAGTCGCTGGCGTGACATCAGCCAAGGGCTGGTCGAAAGCCTGACGATGACGCTGACCTCTACGGTGGTCGGTGTGGCGATCTCGATCCCCATCGGGATCGGTGCAGCACGCAATCTTGCTCCGCGCTGGATCTATTATATCTGCCGGTCCATCATCGCAGTCAGCCGTGCCCTGCAAGAGGTCATCATCGCGATCTTTTTCGTCGCGATGTTCGGCTTTGGCCCTTTTGCAGGCTTCTTGACGCTCAGTTTTGCGACGATAGGCTTCATCGCCAAACTGCTTGCCGACGATATCGAAGAAATCGACGAGGCCCAGGCCGAAGCCATCCGCGCAACCGGTGCCTCATGGTGGCAGTTGGTGAATTACGCAATTCAGCCGCAGGTGATGCCACGCCTGATCGGGCTGTCGCTTTACCGGCTTGATATCAACTTTCGCGAAAGTGCCGTGATCGGGATCGTCGGTGCGGGTGGCATCGGCGCGACCCTCAATACCTCGATCGATCGTTACGAATATGACAGCGCCGGTGCGATCTTGCTGATCATTATCGCGATCGTGATGGTCGCCGAATACAGTTCCAGTTACCTGCGGAAGTTCCTTCAATGA
- the phnE gene encoding phosphonate ABC transporter, permease protein PhnE: MLWGAWLALIALFVFCWQIMTEDTIWFFVTDAPRQAADIGGRMLPPRWSYLPELIQPLWDTLNIATLGTLGGVIMAVPVAFLAARNTTPSTTFLRPIALFIIVASRSINSLIWALLLVAIIGPGLLAGIVAIALRSIGFIGKLLYEAIEETDARQIEAIAATGASRAQVLNYGIVPQIMPAFWGITVFRWDINIRESTILGLVGAGGIGLKLQASLNTLAWSQVTVILLLILATVVLSEWVSARMRHAII; this comes from the coding sequence ATGCTTTGGGGCGCATGGCTGGCACTGATCGCCCTGTTCGTGTTTTGCTGGCAAATCATGACGGAGGATACGATCTGGTTCTTTGTTACAGACGCACCGCGTCAGGCCGCCGACATCGGGGGCCGGATGTTGCCGCCGCGCTGGTCCTACCTGCCGGAACTGATCCAGCCGCTTTGGGACACGCTTAACATCGCGACACTTGGCACGTTGGGCGGCGTGATTATGGCAGTGCCGGTGGCTTTTCTTGCAGCGCGCAACACGACGCCCTCGACCACCTTCCTGCGGCCAATCGCCCTGTTCATCATCGTCGCATCGCGGTCGATCAATTCACTGATCTGGGCGCTTTTGCTGGTCGCGATCATCGGGCCCGGTTTGCTGGCGGGGATCGTGGCCATTGCGCTACGCTCCATCGGGTTCATCGGCAAACTGCTTTACGAGGCGATCGAGGAAACCGACGCGCGCCAGATCGAGGCAATCGCGGCAACAGGTGCCAGTCGTGCGCAGGTGCTCAATTACGGGATCGTGCCGCAGATCATGCCCGCCTTCTGGGGCATCACCGTCTTTCGTTGGGACATCAACATCCGCGAAAGCACGATCCTTGGCCTTGTCGGCGCAGGCGGGATCGGGCTCAAGCTGCAGGCGTCGCTCAACACATTGGCATGGAGCCAGGTCACGGTGATCCTTTTGCTGATCCTTGCCACGGTGGTTCTCAGCGAATGGGTTTCAGCAAGAATGCGGCACGCGATAATCTGA
- a CDS encoding rhomboid family intramembrane serine protease codes for MFLWMIVGVMAAIELVLSLSAYGMLGSDGLRWPAYMMGAFWQPVLSGALPPVYPGQTVLMFITHAFLHGGIMHLALNGVILLSLGKFVSLHIGAAKTMLVLFLSAVGGAACFGLISTSNAPMIGASGAVFGLIGIWQAMDYRMRRRSNLPVKPVVMAFLALVASNIVFFVMLSGGLAWEAHLGGWIVGWISGQIFARR; via the coding sequence ATGTTCCTTTGGATGATTGTGGGCGTCATGGCCGCCATCGAACTGGTTCTGAGCCTGTCCGCATACGGAATGCTTGGATCAGATGGCCTCCGCTGGCCGGCCTACATGATGGGAGCATTCTGGCAGCCAGTCTTATCCGGCGCACTGCCACCGGTTTACCCCGGCCAGACAGTGCTGATGTTCATTACACACGCCTTTTTGCATGGCGGGATTATGCATCTGGCGCTGAACGGTGTCATCCTGCTGTCGCTGGGTAAATTCGTCTCGCTCCATATCGGTGCTGCCAAAACGATGTTGGTGTTGTTTCTGTCAGCTGTCGGAGGTGCGGCATGTTTTGGGCTGATATCTACGAGTAACGCGCCGATGATCGGTGCATCGGGGGCGGTATTTGGGCTCATCGGCATTTGGCAGGCCATGGATTACCGGATGCGACGGCGATCAAATCTCCCGGTGAAGCCTGTCGTCATGGCCTTTCTGGCGTTGGTTGCTTCTAATATCGTATTCTTCGTGATGCTTTCGGGTGGTCTGGCTTGGGAAGCGCATCTGGGTGGATGGATTGTTGGCTGGATTTCAGGGCAAATTTTTGCGCGACGCTGA
- a CDS encoding phasin, PhaP: protein MLKEAMTALPIDTSAAEGAFKSSAALNEKISAVALTASEKSVAISQQWTQQSLKSLSDVSKAKSEPTDYVQAMTDFTAELSKAATEHMTAFAENAKEAQTDTLELLMAASKNFGEHATSAAKAAGKDVASGAKTIATK from the coding sequence ATGCTCAAAGAAGCAATGACAGCTTTGCCGATCGATACGTCCGCAGCAGAAGGCGCTTTCAAATCCAGTGCCGCGCTGAACGAAAAGATCAGCGCTGTGGCACTGACTGCCTCCGAAAAGTCGGTAGCGATCTCGCAACAGTGGACCCAACAGTCCCTGAAAAGCCTGTCGGACGTCTCGAAAGCAAAGTCGGAACCGACAGACTATGTGCAGGCGATGACCGATTTCACCGCCGAACTCTCCAAGGCGGCGACCGAGCACATGACGGCTTTCGCGGAAAATGCGAAAGAAGCGCAGACTGACACGCTCGAGCTGTTGATGGCCGCCAGCAAAAACTTCGGCGAGCACGCAACTTCGGCTGCAAAGGCAGCCGGAAAAGACGTAGCTTCTGGCGCGAAGACGATTGCTACCAAGTAA
- a CDS encoding bifunctional 2',3'-cyclic-nucleotide 2'-phosphodiesterase/3'-nucleotidase, whose amino-acid sequence MPIILDRRTFLATTAGFIAMHPFAAQAQAGQAHLRIMETTDVHVHIYPYDYYGDRPVDTVGLARTASLINGIRAEATNAILLDNGDFLQGNPMGDYMAYARGMSEGDVHPMIAAMNTLGFDASTLGNHEFNYGLPFLMNSVAGASFPVVCANVATEMAGRAPDDTTLVPPYVMLDRMLTDGAGETRPIRIGIIGFVPPQIMTWDRRHLEGNVQVRDIVAAAEAYVPQMREDGAEIIIALSHSGIGDAAHTDMMENASIPLAGVDGIDVVLTGHHHRVFPGADYADTPGVDAEAGTIMGKPAVMAGFWGSHMGLVDLMLERDGNTWRIASHTAEARPIYRREEDRSITPLVESDPAVLASVEADHEATLAYVRAEVGQTDAPLHSYFALVADDPSVQIVSNAQTWYIEQLMAGTANEGLPILSAAAPFKAGGRGGPEYYTDVPAGPIAIKNVADLYLYPNTVRAVRIDGATVREWLERSAGMFNQITPGEPDQVLLNPDFPSYNFDVIDGVSYQIDLSQPSRYNNDGEVVNPEAHRIVNLTYQGEPIDPAQEFIVATNNYRAGGGGSFPGASPATTVFEGPDTNRDVIVRFIVEQGTVSPSADANWTFAPMDGTTVLFDTGPAAVDFIDDVKGVAIAPAGEGPDGFARYRISL is encoded by the coding sequence ATGCCTATTATTCTGGATCGCAGGACGTTTTTAGCCACAACCGCGGGTTTTATCGCGATGCACCCCTTCGCTGCTCAGGCGCAGGCAGGGCAGGCGCATCTGCGTATTATGGAAACGACGGATGTGCATGTGCATATCTACCCTTACGATTATTACGGTGACCGCCCCGTCGATACCGTAGGCCTTGCCCGGACCGCATCGCTGATCAATGGCATCCGCGCCGAAGCGACAAACGCGATCCTGCTGGACAACGGCGATTTCCTGCAAGGCAATCCGATGGGCGATTACATGGCCTACGCGCGCGGCATGTCCGAAGGTGACGTGCATCCGATGATCGCCGCCATGAACACGCTGGGATTTGACGCGTCGACGCTCGGCAACCATGAATTCAACTACGGGCTGCCGTTTTTGATGAATTCCGTCGCCGGGGCAAGCTTTCCCGTGGTCTGCGCCAATGTCGCCACCGAAATGGCCGGCCGCGCGCCTGACGACACAACGCTTGTGCCGCCATATGTGATGCTGGACCGGATGCTGACCGACGGTGCCGGTGAAACCCGTCCCATCCGCATCGGGATTATCGGCTTTGTGCCGCCGCAGATCATGACCTGGGACCGCCGCCATCTCGAAGGCAATGTGCAGGTTCGTGACATTGTCGCCGCCGCCGAGGCCTATGTCCCGCAAATGCGTGAGGACGGGGCCGAAATCATCATCGCGCTCAGCCACTCCGGCATCGGCGATGCCGCGCATACCGACATGATGGAGAACGCCTCGATCCCGCTGGCCGGTGTTGATGGCATTGACGTGGTTCTGACCGGTCACCACCACCGGGTCTTCCCCGGTGCGGATTATGCCGATACCCCCGGCGTCGACGCAGAGGCGGGCACGATCATGGGCAAACCTGCCGTCATGGCGGGCTTCTGGGGTTCACATATGGGCCTTGTCGATTTGATGCTGGAACGCGACGGCAATACATGGCGCATCGCCTCTCACACGGCAGAGGCGCGGCCGATCTATCGGCGCGAGGAAGACCGGTCGATCACCCCGCTGGTCGAAAGCGATCCGGCGGTTCTGGCCTCGGTCGAGGCCGATCATGAGGCGACACTGGCCTATGTCCGCGCCGAGGTCGGGCAAACCGATGCGCCGCTCCATTCGTACTTCGCCCTCGTTGCCGATGATCCGTCAGTGCAGATCGTCTCGAATGCGCAAACCTGGTATATAGAACAGCTGATGGCCGGAACTGCGAATGAAGGCCTGCCGATCCTGTCGGCCGCAGCCCCGTTCAAGGCTGGTGGGCGCGGTGGACCGGAGTATTATACCGATGTTCCTGCCGGTCCGATCGCGATCAAGAACGTGGCGGACCTCTATCTTTATCCCAACACGGTGCGTGCTGTGCGCATCGACGGGGCCACCGTGCGCGAATGGCTTGAGCGCAGCGCAGGGATGTTCAACCAGATCACCCCCGGAGAACCGGATCAGGTGCTGCTGAACCCCGACTTCCCGTCCTACAACTTCGACGTCATCGACGGGGTCAGCTATCAGATCGATCTCAGCCAGCCATCGCGCTACAACAACGACGGTGAGGTGGTGAACCCCGAGGCCCACCGGATCGTGAACCTGACCTATCAGGGAGAACCCATTGATCCCGCACAAGAATTCATCGTGGCCACGAACAACTACCGTGCAGGCGGCGGCGGCAGCTTCCCGGGTGCCTCACCGGCGACCACCGTATTTGAAGGCCCTGACACCAACCGCGATGTCATTGTCCGCTTCATCGTCGAGCAAGGAACCGTCAGCCCGTCTGCCGATGCCAACTGGACCTTCGCGCCGATGGATGGGACGACCGTGCTGTTCGACACGGGCCCTGCGGCAGTGGATTTCATTGACGACGTCAAAGGTGTTGCGATTGCGCCTGCAGGAGAAGGCCCCGATGGGTTCGCGCGCTACCGAATTTCGCTTTGA